A genomic stretch from Anaerolinea thermophila UNI-1 includes:
- a CDS encoding 1,4-dihydroxy-2-naphthoate polyprenyltransferase encodes MTQAQLSPTSPLRVWWMAARPRTLPAAIAPVIAASALAFYDGMFRWDAALAALLGALFLQIGANLANDVYDYQKGADTSQRVGPTRVTQAGLLTSAQVKMGMAVVFGLAALCGVYLTLISGWLVIAIGVLSIISAVLYTAGPYPLGYNGLGDLFVYLFFGLAAVAGTYYVHTRTVSLAAVALSVPIGALVVNILVVNNLRDIPTDTLSGKRTLAVRFGADWTRKEYLSLTVLAYLAPLLMALSGLVSPWILLCWLSIPKAIPLVRQIYTESGRALNLTLAGTGQLELLYCLLMALGLALAKFLA; translated from the coding sequence ATGACTCAAGCGCAACTTTCTCCCACTTCCCCTCTGCGCGTCTGGTGGATGGCGGCACGACCGCGCACCCTGCCCGCCGCCATTGCTCCGGTGATTGCCGCCAGTGCGCTGGCGTTTTACGACGGTATGTTCCGCTGGGATGCCGCGCTTGCCGCCCTGCTGGGCGCGCTCTTCCTGCAAATCGGCGCCAACCTTGCTAACGATGTGTACGACTACCAGAAGGGCGCCGATACCAGCCAGCGCGTCGGTCCCACCCGCGTCACGCAGGCGGGACTGCTCACCTCCGCGCAGGTCAAGATGGGCATGGCGGTGGTCTTCGGGCTGGCGGCGCTGTGCGGTGTGTACCTCACCCTTATCTCCGGCTGGCTGGTGATTGCCATCGGCGTGCTCTCCATCATCTCCGCTGTGCTGTACACCGCCGGACCCTACCCGCTGGGCTATAACGGCTTAGGCGACCTTTTCGTCTATCTTTTCTTCGGGCTGGCGGCGGTGGCAGGCACGTACTACGTGCATACCCGCACCGTCTCGCTGGCGGCGGTGGCGCTTTCCGTGCCGATTGGCGCGCTGGTGGTCAACATTCTGGTGGTCAACAACCTGCGCGATATTCCCACCGACACGCTGAGCGGCAAACGCACCCTGGCGGTGCGCTTCGGCGCCGACTGGACGCGCAAGGAATACCTCTCCCTGACGGTGCTGGCGTACCTCGCCCCCCTGCTGATGGCGCTTTCCGGGCTGGTCTCGCCGTGGATTTTGCTGTGCTGGCTCTCCATCCCCAAAGCCATCCCGCTGGTGCGCCAAATTTACACCGAAAGCGGGCGCGCCCTCAACCTCACGCTGGCGGGCACCGGTCAACTGGAACTGCTCTACTGCCTGCTCATGGCGCTTGGGCTGGCGCTGGCGAAATTTCTTGCCTGA